In a single window of the Mesoplodon densirostris isolate mMesDen1 chromosome 16, mMesDen1 primary haplotype, whole genome shotgun sequence genome:
- the MAPK3 gene encoding mitogen-activated protein kinase 3: MVSSAYDHVRKTRVAIKKISPFEHQTYCQRTLREIQILLRFRHENVIGIRDILRAPTLEAMRDVYIVQDLMETDLYKLLKSQQLSNDHICYFLYQILRGLKYIHSANVLHRDLKPSNLLINTTCDLKICDFGLARIADPEHDHTGFLTEYVATRWYRAPEIMLNSKGYTKSIDIWSVGCILAEMLSNRPIFPGKHYLDQLNHILGILGSPSQEDLNCIINMKARNYLQSLPSKTKVAWAKLFPKSDPKALDLLDRMLTFNPNKRITVEEALAHPYLEQYYDPTDEPVAEEPFTFDMELDDLPKERLKELIFQETARFQPGVLEAP; this comes from the exons ATGGTCAG CTCAGCTTACGACCACGTGCGCAAGACTCGAGTGGCCATCAAGAAAATCAGCCCCTTTGAGCATCAGACCTACTGCCAGCGTACGTTGCGAGAGATCCAGATCTTGCTGCGCTTCCGCCATGAGAACGTCATCGGCATCCGAGACATTCTGCGGGCACCCACCCTGGAAGCCATGAGGGATGT CTACATTGTGCAAGACCTGATGGAGACAGACCTGTACAAGTTGCTTAAAAGCCAGCAGCTGAGCAACGACCACATCTGCTACTTCCTCTACCAAATCCTGCGGGGCCTCAAGTATATCCATTCCGCCAACGTGCTCCACCGGGATTTAAAGCCCTCCAACCTGCTCATCAACACCACCTGCGACCTTAAG ATCTGTGATTTTGGTCTTGCCCGGATCGCCGATCCTGAGCACGACCACACTGGCTTTCTGACGGAATACGTGGCCACACGCTGGTACCGGGCCCCAGAGATCATGCTTAACTCCAAG ggctACACCAAGTCCATCGACATCTGGTCTGTGGGCTGCATCCTGGCTGAGATGCTCTCCAACCGGCCCATCTTCCCGGGCAAGCACTACCTGGACCAGCTCAACCACATTCTGG GTATCCTGGGCTCCCCCTCCCAGGAGGACCTGAATTGTATCATCAACATGAAGGCCCGAAACTACCTACAGTCTCTACCCTCCAAGACCAAGGTGGCCTGGGCCAAGCTTTTTCCCAAGTCAGACCCCAAAG CTCTTGACCTGCTGGACCGGATGTTGACCTTTAACCCCAACAAACGGATCACAGTGGAAGAAGCACTGGCTCACCCCTACCTGGAGCAGTACTACGACCCAACAGATGAG CCAGTGGCCGAGGAACCTTTCACCTTCGACATGGAGCTGGATGATCTACCCAAGGAGC